A window of the Saccharomyces eubayanus strain FM1318 chromosome II, whole genome shotgun sequence genome harbors these coding sequences:
- the APA2 gene encoding bifunctional AP-4-A phosphorylase/ADP sulfurylase: MEGDDLKQKVHDTFVAAEKNEHLKLTHAESKKLKDPLTAIQYWVTFAPSLAFKPKARKGDDKRIDDPFANPDKELVVINDVNGDGEYKLLLNKFPVVSGHILLVTSEFKDQQSALTPVDLMTAYKVLCSLDGDEDSDTSENRHLAFYNCGPHSGSSQNHKHIQIMQMPKRFIPFQDTLCNGKDHFLPTFNSEPLQDDRVSFAHFVLPIPESSDMVDEDLLAMCYISLVQRALTFFQDWNDEAPGLSKSYNVLLTKKWICVVPRSHAKSKPPFSLSINSTGYCGMVLVKNKETLDKLTEEPSLVDRSLFECGFPSTAGQKPTEYDY; encoded by the coding sequence ATGGAGGGAGACGACCTGAAGCAAAAAGTTCACGACACGTTTGTTGCGGCCGAAAAGAATGAGCACTTGAAACTAACTCATGCAGAatccaagaaattaaaggatCCGCTAACGGCAATCCAATACTGGGTGACGTTTGCCCCTTCCTTAGCTTTTAAGCCCAAGGCTAGAAAGGGTGATGATAAGAGAATCGATGACCCTTTTGCCAATCCAGATAAAGAACTAGTTGTGATAAACGATGTAAATGGTGACGGAGAGTATAAGCTACTTTTAAATAAGTTCCCTGTAGTCTCTGGACATATTCTCCTGGTGACAAGTGAGTTTAAAGATCAGCAATCAGCTTTGACACCGGTTGATTTAATGACTGCTTACAAAGTACTCTGTTCGCTCGATGGCGATGAAGATAGCGACACTTCTGAGAACAGACATTTGGCTTTTTATAACTGTGGGCCTCATAGCGGTTCCTCCCAAAATCACAAACATATACAAATTATGCAAATGCCCAAGAGGTTTATCCCTTTTCAGGACACCTTGTGTAATGGCAAGGACCATTTTTTGCCCACTTTTAACTCAGAGCCGCTACAAGACGATAGGGTTTCCTTTGCGCATTTTGTCTTGCCAATTCCAGAATCATCTGATATGGTCGACGAGGATCTTTTAGCCATGTGTTATATCTCTTTGGTGCAAAGAGCACTTACGTTTTTCCAAGATTGGAACGATGAAGCTCCGGGTCTGAGTAAGTCGTATAATGTTCTGTTGACCAAGAAATGGATCTGTGTGGTTCCAAGATCCCATGCCAAGAGTAAACCGCCCTTCTCGTTAAGCATTAACTCTACCGGGTACTGCGGCATGGTTTTAGTCAAGAACAAAGAGACACTAGACAAACTCACTGAAGAGCCTTCCCTGGTCGACAGATCATTATTCGAATGTGGATTTCCCAGTACGGCCGGCCAGAAACCGACTGAATACGACTACTAG